A DNA window from Camelina sativa cultivar DH55 chromosome 17, Cs, whole genome shotgun sequence contains the following coding sequences:
- the LOC104754948 gene encoding pentatricopeptide repeat-containing protein At1g07740, mitochondrial-like: MRRRLSSLLTTNGCIATRQHYHTSRPDKPTKKANNNSHDEPTTHKFTRKPWEEVPFLTDLKETEDPEEALSLFNHYQEMGFRHDYPSYSSLIYKLAKSRNFEAVDQILRLIRHRNVRCRESLFTALIQHYGKAGSVAKAVNVFHNMTSFDCVRTIQSLNTLINVLVDNSELEKAKSLFDGAKDMRLRPNSVSFNILIKGFLDKCDWEAACKVFDEMLEMEVQPTVVTYNSLIGFLCRNNDLGKAKSLLEDMIQKRIRPNAVTFGLLMKGLCCKGEYNEAKKLMFDMEYRGCKPGLVNYGVLMSDLGTRGKIDEAKLLLGEMKKRRMKPDVVIYNILVNHLCAEGRVPEAYRLLTEMQMKGCKPNAATYRMMVDGFCRIGDFDSGLNVLNAMLASRHSPTPATFVCLVAGLIKGGNLDHACFVLELMGKKNLSFGSGAWQNLLCDLCIKDGGACSEALSEVISI; the protein is encoded by the coding sequence ATGCGTAGAAGACTATCTTCTCTTCTAACTACTAATGGCTGCATCGCTACTCGACAACATTACCACACATCTAGACCTGACAAACCCACAAAGAAAGCCAACAACAACAGCCATGatgaaccaacaacacacaagttCACCAGGAAGCCATGGGAGGAGGTACCATTTCTCACCGATCTCAAAGAGACAGAAGACCCAGAGgaagctctttctctcttcaacCATTATCAGGAAATGGGTTTCCGACACGACTACCCATCTTACTCTTCTCTCATCTACAAGCTCGCCAAGTCCCGTAACTTCGAAGCTGTCGACCAAATCCTCCGCTTAATCCGACACCGAAACGTTCGATGCAGAGAATCCCTTTTCACGGCGTTGATTCAGCATTACGGGAAAGCCGGTTCGGTTGCTAAAGCCGTCAATGTTTTCCACAACATGACCTCCTTTGACTGTGTTCGTACGATTCAGTCTCTGAACACACTCATCAACGTTCTCGTCGATAATAGTGAGTTGGAAAAGGCTAAAAGCTTATTCGACGGAGCAAAGGATATGCGTTTACGTCCCAATTCGGTATCTTTCAACATATTGATCAAAGGGTTTCTTGATAAATGCGATTGGGAAGCTGCATgtaaggtgttcgatgaaatgcttGAGATGGAAGTTCAACCGACTGTGGTGACGTACAATAGCCTGATTGGATTCTTATGCCGAAATAACGATTTGGGCAAGGCCAAGAGCTTGCTTGAAGATATGATTCAGAAAAGAATACGCCCTAATGCTGTGACATTTGGGTTGTTGATGAAAGGTTTGTGTTGTAAAGGAGAGTACAATGAAGCGAAGAAGTTGATGTTTGATATGGAGTATCGTGGCTGTAAACCAGGTCTTGTGAATTATGGGGTTTTGATGAGTGATCTTGGAACGAGAGGAAAAATAGATGAGGCAAAGCTTCTACTAggagagatgaagaaaaggCGGATGAAACCAGATGTTGTGATCTATAATATTCTAGTAAACCATCTTTGTGCTGAGGGTAGAGTCCCCGAGGCTTATAGATTGCTGACTGAGATGCAGATGAAAGGTTGTAAGCCGAATGCAGCTACATACCGTATGATGGTTGATGGGTTTTGTCGTATTGGCGATTTTGATTCAGGGTTGAATGTTTTGAATGCAATGCTTGCAAGCAGACACTCTCCTACACCTGCAACATTTGTATGTTTGGTTGCTGGGCTGATAAAAGGTGGTAACTTGGACCATGCTTGCTTTGTGTTAGAGTTGATGGGAAAGAAAAATTTAAGCTTTGGATCTGGTGCTTGGCAGAACCTACTTTGTGATCTCTGTATCAAAGATGGAGGAGCTTGTTCTGAGGCTTTGTCAGAAGTGATATCTATCTAA
- the LOC104754947 gene encoding DNA repair protein RAD51 homolog 4-like, with product MIVVLSIFHNIPSLVGCRFVRLENPIIDASFRYFCASHGIVTVEDFLLHDVEVLAAFADRQTNSDRLKEGITVMLSLVERQCRPWLNGMELLEDLQRNKQNLSTGDRGTDSLLKGGFREGQVTELVGPSSSGKTQFCMQAAASVAEKHAGRVLYLDTGNSFSARRIAQFGSSSDTSLEQKVMSRISCHTVYDIYTMLETLQGLDVTLRSQVQTNVNEHRLRLLVVDSISSLITPILGGSGSQGRALMVAVGYMLKKLAHEHSIAILVTNHTVSAGGEGGKTKPALGETWKSIPHVRLMLSHDHKNSNSTISILKHTSMPSGQTMRITTRKDNR from the exons ATGATTGTTGTTCTCTCAATTTTCCACAACATTCCGTCGTTGGTGGGCTGCCGGTTTGTGCGGCTG GAGAACCCAATCATCGACGCCTCTTTCCGATATTTCTGCGCCTCCCATGGAATCGTAACAG TTGAGgattttcttcttcatgatgTCGAAGTACTTGCTGCATTTGCTGATCGACAGACAAATTCAGATAGATTGAAAGAG GGTATCACTGTCATGCTTTCTTTGGTAGAACGTCAATGTCGGCCGTGGTTGAATGGTATGGAACTGTTGGAGGATCTACAACGTAATAAACAGAACTTGTCGACTGGAGACAGAGGGACGGACTCATTGCTTAAAGGTGGGTTCCGTGAGGGTCAGGTTACAGAACTTGTCGGACCTTCATCTTCTGGTAAAACACAA TTTTGCATGCAAGCTGCTGCAAGCGTGGCAGAGAAGCATGCTGGCAGAGTCTTATATCTAGACACAGGGAACTCTTTTTCTGCTCGACGCATTGCTCAGTTTGGCTCAAGTTCCGATACTTCTTTAGAACAG AAAGTCATGAGCAGAATATCATGTCACACGGTCTATGACATCTACACAATGCTTGAGACGCTGCAAGGTCTAGACGTTACTTTGAGGTCGCAG GTGCAGACGAATGTGAATGAACACCGGTTACGGTTGTTAGTTGTTGATTCAATCTCTTCTCTGATAACCCCAATCCTTGGAGGCAGTGGCTCACAGG GACGCGCTTTGATGGTGGCCGTTGGATATATGCTTAAGAAGCTGGCACATGAACATAGCATCGCTATACTG GTGACAAACCACACGGTGAGTGCTGGAGGAGAAGGCGGTAAAACCAAACCAGCTCTTGGGGAAACATGGAAAAGCATCCCACACGTGAGACTTATGTTATCGCATGACCATAAAAACAGCAACAGCACCATTTCCATCTTAAAACACACATCCATG CCCTCAGGCCAAACTATGAGGATCACGACTCGCAAGGACAATCGATAA
- the LOC109130143 gene encoding non-specific lipid-transfer protein 2-like has protein sequence MKFITLVFTASVLLSIVLTKPIISREEVKAACHLEDLQICKQAIITESPPSPECCKKLKEQKSCLCKYLISPPISQYIGAAKRVIAACGIHIPNC, from the coding sequence aTGAAGTTCATTACATTAGTATTCACTGCCTCTGTTCTGCTGTCTATCGTTCTAACGAAACCAATAATTTCAAGGGAAGAAGTGAAAGCGGCATGCCATTTGGAAGATCTTCAAATATGCAAGCAAGCAATAATAACTGAAAGTCCACCATCGCCAGAATGTtgcaaaaaattgaaagaacaaAAGTCATGTTTGTGTAAATACTTAATTAGTCCACCGATTAGTCAGTATATTGGAGCTGCAAAAAGAGTCATAGCGGCTTGTGGCATACATATTCCTAATTGTTAA
- the LOC104754951 gene encoding probable non-specific lipid-transfer protein AKCS9, with protein sequence MKFIITLLVIAFVMSSLASTKAMDVGVSREDEKVACVVTDLQVCLPALETGRPPSTECCRNLKKQQSCLCDYMKNPSIDKYLKPARKVFHACGMLYPSC encoded by the coding sequence ATGAAGTTCATCATTACATTACTGGTCATTGCTTTTGTCATGTCGTCTCTGGCCTCGACCAAAGCAATGGATGTTGGAGTTTCGAGGGAAGATGAGAAAGTGGCTTGTGTCGTGACAGATCTTCAAGTATGCCTACCAGCGTTAGAAACCGGAAGGCCACCATCTACAGAATGTTGTAGAAACTTGAAAAAACAACAGTCGTGTCTATGTGATTACATGAAAAACCCATCTATTGATAAGTATCTTAAACCTGCTAGAAAAGTTTTCCATGCTTGTGGTATGCTTTATCCTAGTTGTTGA
- the LOC104759112 gene encoding non-specific lipid-transfer protein 2P-like produces the protein MMMKFITLVFIAFVISTMASTKADEEKAACAVTDLIPCLSAVQGWSSPSTECCMILKDKQSCFCDYLKDPRIGGPYLSAAKNILVACNVPIPTC, from the coding sequence ATGATGATGAAGTTCATAACACTAGTTTTCATCGCGTTTGTTATCTCAACTATGGCTTCAACAAAAGCAGATGAGGAGAAAGCGGCATGCGCTGTGACTGATCTTATACCATGTCTATCAGCAGTACAAGGCTGGAGCTCACCATCAACCGAATGTTGCATGATATTAAAAGATAAGCAATCGTGTTTTTGTGATTATTTAAAAGATCCACGGATTGGTGGTCCATATTTGTCAGCtgctaaaaatattttagtggCTTGTAATGTACCTATTCCTACTtgttga
- the LOC104754952 gene encoding glutelin type-B 5, translating to MELDLSPKLPKKVYGGDGGSYFAWCPEELPMLKQGNIGAAKLALEKHGFAIPRYSDSSKVAYVLQGSGTAGIVLPEQEEKVIEIKQGDSIALPFGVVTWWFNNQDTELVILFLGETHKGHKAGQFTEFYLTGSNGIFTGFSTEFVGRAWDLDENTVKKLVGSQTGNGIVKLDASFKMPQPKKEHREGFVLNCLEAPLDVDIKDGGRVVVLNTKNLPLVGEVGFGADLVRIDAHSMCSPGFSCDSALQVTYIVGGSGRVQVVGADGKRVLETHIKAGSLFIVPRFFVVSKIADSDGMSWFSIVTTPDPIFTHLAGRTSVWKALSPEVLQAAFKVTPEVENSFRSRRTADAIFFPPSN from the exons atggagttgGATCTTTCACCTAAGCTGCCGAAGAAGGTGTACGGAGGAGATGGTGGATCGTACTTTGCTTGGTGCCCAGAAGAGTTGCCTATGCTTAAACAGGGTAACATTGGTGCCGCTAAGCTTGCTCTTGAGAAGCATGGCTTCGCTATCCCTCGTTACTCTGATTCTTCTAAGGTCGCTTATGTTCTTCAAG GATCTGGAACTGCCGGAATTGTCCTCCCTGAGCAGGAGGAGAAGGTGATCGAAATCAAGCAAGGTGATTCGATTGCTCTTCCCTTTGGTGTGGTGACATGGTGGTTCAACAACCAGGATACCGAGCTTGTTATCCTCTTCCTCGGTGAAACCCACAAGGGTCACAAAGCAGGACAGTTCACTGAGTTTTATCTCACTGGCTCAAACGGTATCTTCACCGGTTTCTCCACTGAGTTTGTAGGCAGAGCCTGGGACCTTGATGAGAACACCGTGAAGAAACTCGTTGGTTCTCAAACCGGTAATGGCATTGTGAAGCTTGATGCGAGTTTCAAGATGCCACAGCCTAAGAAGGAGCACCGTGAAGGGTTTGTCTTGAACTGTTTGGAGGCTCCTCTTGATGTTGACATCAAGGATGGAGGCAGGGTTGTTGTCTTGAACACCAAGAACCTTCCTTTGGTTGGAGAGGTTGGGTTTGGAGCTGATCTTGTTCGGATCGATGCACACTCCATGTGCTCGCCTGGTTTCTCTTGTGACTCGGCTCTTCAGGTGACTTACATTGTTGGTGGAAGTGGAAGAGTCCAGGTGGTTGGTGCTGATGGGAAAAGAGTTCTTGAGACTCATATCAAAGCTGGTTCTCTCTTCATTGTGCCAAGGTTCTTTGTGGTTTCAAAGATTGCTGATTCTGATGGCATGTCTTGGTTCTCCATTGTCACTACACCTGA TCCAATTTTCACACATTTGGCTGGAAGGACATCGGTGTGGAAGGCTTTGTCACCAGAGGTTCTGCAGGCGGCGTTTAAGGTGACTCCGGAGGTGGAGAACTCTTTCCGTTCAAGGAGAACTGCTGACGCCATTTTCTTCCCTCCTTccaactga